From Pseudanabaena sp. PCC 6802, one genomic window encodes:
- a CDS encoding YcjF family protein, translated as MSKFPWLRSLVLLIVFGSVAGAMLAICERLIWIYSAIATSSPLLAGLVVLLLAGLLAGLFWVIWRYFNLFQRRPKKPRPEPQVSSNKVEAAEDSLQALQKQVSQIQDEVMRRSLLERSEELRQNIARPEFQVVLFGVGSAGKTSLVNALLGEQIGDVGAPMGTTKAGQVYGPIKIKGLKFPIAITDSPGILEAGVAGTKREGLARRLATEADLLLFMVDDDLRSSEYEPLKALAKIGKRSLLLFNKTDRYTKKDREILLERLRQRVREFIAPEDAIAIAARPAPLTLESGETVTPPPRLQALLDRMVEVLRREGDELVADNVLLQSQRLGEEARTAINAQRQAQADKAIERFQWLAAGVIFATPLPVVDLLATAAVNAQMVVEIAKIYGCDIDLERSKELVSSLTTTLASLGIVKGVVQIVSAAISVTVVGYLLKATVQAIAGAYLTRIAGKSFIEYFSRNQDWGDGGIAEVVQRQFQLNRRDEFMKSFVKEAMSRVMQLSKISEEV; from the coding sequence ATGTCTAAATTTCCTTGGCTGCGATCGCTAGTTTTGCTGATCGTATTTGGTTCTGTGGCTGGTGCGATGCTGGCGATCTGCGAGCGTCTCATTTGGATCTATAGCGCGATCGCTACCTCTTCCCCCCTGTTGGCAGGATTGGTAGTCTTGCTACTAGCAGGGTTGTTAGCGGGATTATTTTGGGTAATTTGGCGCTATTTCAATTTGTTTCAGCGTCGCCCTAAAAAGCCGCGCCCCGAGCCTCAGGTATCTAGCAATAAGGTAGAAGCTGCAGAAGATAGCTTGCAAGCACTCCAGAAACAGGTAAGCCAAATTCAAGATGAGGTAATGCGGCGATCGCTGCTAGAGCGCTCTGAGGAATTACGCCAAAACATTGCACGACCGGAATTTCAGGTTGTCTTATTCGGTGTCGGTTCGGCGGGCAAAACCTCGTTGGTGAACGCGCTCCTCGGCGAGCAAATCGGCGATGTGGGCGCGCCTATGGGTACGACAAAGGCAGGGCAGGTATATGGGCCAATTAAGATTAAGGGGTTGAAATTTCCGATCGCGATTACAGATAGCCCAGGTATTTTGGAGGCAGGCGTAGCGGGCACTAAACGCGAAGGTTTGGCACGTCGGCTTGCCACAGAAGCAGATTTACTTTTGTTTATGGTCGATGACGATCTGCGCTCTTCTGAATACGAACCGCTCAAAGCTTTAGCAAAAATCGGCAAGCGATCGCTGCTACTGTTCAACAAAACCGATCGCTACACAAAGAAGGATCGCGAAATTTTGCTCGAACGCCTGCGCCAGAGAGTGAGGGAGTTTATCGCACCAGAGGATGCGATCGCGATCGCGGCTCGACCTGCTCCCCTCACCCTGGAATCCGGCGAAACTGTAACCCCACCACCACGCCTCCAGGCCTTACTAGATCGAATGGTCGAGGTTCTCCGTCGTGAAGGTGACGAGCTGGTTGCCGATAACGTTTTGCTGCAATCGCAGCGACTGGGTGAAGAGGCACGCACGGCAATTAATGCCCAACGCCAGGCGCAGGCTGACAAGGCGATCGAACGTTTCCAGTGGTTAGCAGCAGGTGTAATTTTTGCCACGCCATTACCTGTCGTGGATTTACTGGCAACGGCGGCGGTAAACGCGCAGATGGTGGTTGAAATTGCGAAGATATACGGCTGCGACATCGATTTAGAACGCAGCAAGGAATTAGTATCTTCTTTAACAACAACTTTAGCAAGTCTGGGAATTGTTAAAGGGGTAGTCCAAATTGTGAGCGCGGCAATTTCAGTGACGGTAGTTGGTTATTTACTCAAGGCAACCGTACAGGCGATCGCGGGAGCATACCTTACTCGCATTGCTGGTAAAAGCTTTATCGAATATTTCAGTCGCAATCAAGATTGGGGAGATGGCGGTATTGCTGAAGTCGTACAGCGTCAGTTCCAACTCAACCGCCGCGATGAATTTATGAAGTCTTTTGTGAAAGAAGCAATGAGTCGCGTCATGCAGCTATCAAAGATATCAGAGGAGGTTTGA
- a CDS encoding class I SAM-dependent methyltransferase: MQLDNISDRNFSLNQGQFPARDYVSPGLKTIKPDTCFPHMIVGDTHTCGWRYLRREIPHNWYVDRRCQSIGFLSRDEAHILYNNALQFAGKRALEIGCWMGWSACHLALAGVNLDVIDPLLSRSPNQESTIGSLESASKTFGTFGKEVTLMAGYSPQKVDELAAQKQRRWSLIFIDGNHDAPYPLNDAITCEKYAEPDAMILFHDLASPDVAQGLDYLRDRGWNTMIYQTMQIMGVAWRGNVTPVEHIPDPNVDWQMPEHLRQYVVSGSGKITGSSIHEEEFQAILSLIRPFTLLSDRRLFSLYSLTKQACSSDRPGNIVECGSYKGGAAALMAAVVKRYSQRSRYVYACDTFEGMPDPTEVDRHNGIPANNTGFGVGTLKAPIEENLTKVCQILDVMGIVKPVKGLFAETLPIHKQEIGDIVLLHADGDWYESTMDIFNNLYDRVITGGAIQIDDYGHWEGCRKAVHDFEHLHGQSFDLQKIDYTGVWFFKK, from the coding sequence ATGCAATTAGATAACATCTCGGATCGTAATTTCTCCCTAAATCAAGGCCAATTCCCAGCTAGGGACTATGTCTCGCCAGGTTTAAAAACAATCAAACCAGATACATGCTTCCCTCACATGATCGTTGGAGATACTCATACGTGTGGATGGCGGTATCTGCGTCGCGAGATTCCACATAATTGGTACGTCGATCGAAGATGCCAATCCATCGGATTCCTCAGTCGCGATGAAGCCCATATTCTATACAACAATGCCCTCCAGTTTGCAGGCAAAAGAGCATTGGAAATTGGTTGTTGGATGGGATGGTCGGCTTGCCATCTGGCATTAGCAGGCGTGAACCTGGATGTTATCGATCCTTTACTATCGCGATCGCCAAATCAGGAAAGCACGATCGGTTCATTGGAGTCCGCTTCTAAAACATTTGGCACGTTTGGGAAAGAAGTAACTCTTATGGCTGGATATAGCCCTCAAAAAGTAGACGAACTAGCAGCACAGAAACAGCGTCGGTGGTCGCTGATCTTTATCGATGGCAACCACGATGCACCCTATCCTTTGAACGATGCCATTACCTGCGAGAAATATGCCGAACCCGATGCCATGATTCTCTTCCACGATCTCGCATCTCCTGATGTTGCACAGGGGCTGGATTATCTTCGCGATCGCGGTTGGAATACGATGATTTATCAAACCATGCAAATCATGGGCGTGGCATGGCGCGGTAACGTCACGCCAGTCGAACACATACCCGATCCAAATGTAGATTGGCAGATGCCAGAGCATTTACGGCAGTACGTTGTCAGTGGGAGTGGTAAAATCACTGGCTCATCTATTCATGAAGAAGAGTTTCAAGCAATACTCTCTCTAATTCGCCCTTTTACTCTTTTGAGCGATCGACGGCTGTTTTCCCTTTATTCCCTTACTAAGCAAGCTTGCTCGAGCGATCGTCCTGGTAATATCGTTGAATGCGGTAGTTACAAGGGTGGAGCGGCGGCACTGATGGCAGCGGTAGTCAAGCGCTACAGTCAAAGGTCAAGATATGTATATGCTTGCGATACATTTGAAGGTATGCCCGATCCAACTGAAGTAGATCGTCATAATGGCATACCTGCTAACAATACTGGCTTTGGGGTCGGCACTCTCAAAGCACCGATAGAGGAGAACTTAACTAAAGTTTGTCAAATCCTTGATGTTATGGGTATTGTCAAACCAGTTAAGGGACTTTTTGCCGAAACATTACCTATTCATAAGCAAGAAATTGGCGATATCGTTTTACTACATGCTGATGGAGACTGGTATGAGTCTACTATGGATATCTTTAATAACCTTTACGATCGCGTTATAACAGGCGGTGCAATTCAAATTGATGATTACGGTCATTGGGAAGGCTGTCGCAAAGCCGTGCACGATTTTGAGCACCTGCACGGTCAGTCTTTCGATTTGCAAAAAATTGATTATACTGGTGTATGGTTTTTTAAAAAATAA
- a CDS encoding DUF4278 domain-containing protein, with protein sequence MHPAEMCNPLAIEITSNEPTGKYRGANITKQNQIKMPVAVEAIINLKYRGITYQIVADPYLYRNLIDSP encoded by the coding sequence ATGCATCCAGCCGAGATGTGCAACCCCTTGGCAATCGAGATTACCTCAAATGAGCCAACTGGTAAGTATAGAGGTGCAAATATTACAAAACAAAATCAAATTAAAATGCCTGTAGCAGTCGAGGCGATAATTAATCTGAAATATCGAGGCATTACCTATCAGATAGTTGCCGATCCTTATCTTTACCGCAATTTAATTGACTCGCCGTAA
- a CDS encoding alpha-mannosidase: MDISQRLDQIIGNLRSFAQIGILSDWHERGADPNSQPIPLNEKGMLMLELGDRICCQQTWQVPKSVNGLSIQGATLRLSLLWWASLAEIFIDGNRIHTGDLFDQKCRLLLAQNIEPERTFTFTLNLIAPKHDRGALQKSEILFEYPHLPCDPGKLATELGIIQAYLPQLLDRNFNLDASASQLERLLAKANSQGIDSEWLSELAEIRRSLLPIGEFLKHRKVYLLGNAHIDVAWLWAIAETKDVMQRTFSSALQLQKDYPELIFNQSTALSYLWMEEEYPELFAQIQTSVRAGKWEPIGSMWVEPDCNLPNGESLIRQILYGKQYFREKFGRDSRIAWLPDTFGFNWQLPQILSKSGFVAFITQKLTWNDTNKFPHQIFWWQGLDGSKIFTYFSNEIGLGIEPVAIAKFLSQQEQKHSIPECLWLYGVGDRGGGPTADMLDLGREWSKSDLFFTLESSTAEDFILKLKQEMDESSIPCWQDELYLEFHRGTYTTKADQKRKHRRAEILIANTEKIRAIAAIAQQAAYPQPALNKAWQGLMLNQFHDILPGTSIPEVFHDADLVWDEVARLCQSIIAQVLGDPHEKMYPNICRGSAPVPAPNLGINTEDLPLQDSSLPLSIAIWNFLNWSRTEVIEIAALSPSPSPLGKGGQNPSDPATLNYEDDDRAKNLQFGLASVANLANPSPELLPIQKTEKGILIIAKDIPSFGFANYQILPAESDRFVAPIPPVSITSSELNPEIYLENQYLKVTINSQTGDIDQIFDKRYNNSLLGKSCELQFFSDRGQYWDAWNIDPAYESKQLPNAQLESLIIQEQGPIRVSLSIVKRFGRSRFQQDIYLDAYSAYVTVKNIVDWQEDRVLVKMAFPLSFSAPFATYEIPMGAIARSTMAETPEARAKFEVPAQFWADLSSDGIGLSVLNDCKYGYDAKPDRLRLTLLRSPNWPALHADRGVSEFTYRLLPHQGSWQHAQIVREGYNLNNPLEIFPSRPTGQDDDRDCWSFLSISSKAIVLSAFKLAEDTSGWIVRLYEAHGERVTTEVAFSSEIKTVVECDLMERDFGETIARSLHQFSCEFQPYEIKTFRVQFGSKSALGD; encoded by the coding sequence TTGGATATTTCACAGCGATTAGACCAAATTATCGGTAACCTGCGCTCCTTTGCTCAGATCGGTATTTTATCGGATTGGCATGAGCGGGGAGCCGATCCTAACTCTCAGCCTATACCGCTGAATGAGAAAGGCATGTTGATGCTCGAGCTGGGCGATCGCATTTGCTGCCAACAAACCTGGCAAGTACCAAAATCCGTCAACGGTTTATCCATTCAGGGTGCGACTTTGCGATTGAGTTTACTCTGGTGGGCATCCCTAGCTGAAATATTTATTGACGGTAATAGGATACACACTGGCGATCTATTCGATCAGAAATGTCGTCTTCTCCTCGCCCAAAATATCGAACCCGAGCGCACCTTTACCTTTACCCTCAACCTCATTGCGCCCAAACACGATCGCGGTGCCTTGCAAAAGTCGGAAATTCTATTTGAATATCCGCATCTGCCTTGCGATCCCGGTAAATTAGCAACAGAACTGGGTATAATTCAAGCCTACTTACCGCAATTGCTCGATCGGAACTTCAACCTGGACGCAAGCGCATCCCAGCTTGAGAGGTTGCTAGCGAAGGCTAATTCCCAAGGTATTGACAGCGAATGGTTATCTGAACTAGCAGAGATCCGGCGATCGCTGCTGCCGATTGGTGAATTTCTCAAGCACAGAAAGGTTTATTTGTTGGGAAATGCCCATATTGACGTGGCGTGGCTCTGGGCGATCGCGGAGACGAAGGATGTCATGCAGCGTACGTTCAGTTCGGCATTGCAGTTACAGAAGGATTACCCCGAGTTAATTTTCAATCAAAGCACGGCACTTTCCTATCTGTGGATGGAAGAGGAATATCCCGAACTTTTCGCGCAGATTCAGACATCAGTACGGGCAGGGAAATGGGAACCAATCGGTAGCATGTGGGTGGAGCCGGATTGCAATTTGCCGAACGGGGAATCCCTAATTCGACAAATTCTCTACGGCAAGCAATATTTCCGTGAAAAATTTGGAAGGGATAGTAGGATTGCCTGGCTGCCCGATACCTTTGGGTTCAACTGGCAGTTACCGCAGATCCTGAGTAAAAGTGGATTTGTCGCTTTTATCACCCAAAAGCTGACCTGGAACGATACAAATAAATTCCCACATCAAATATTCTGGTGGCAGGGCTTGGATGGTAGCAAAATCTTCACATACTTTAGTAACGAAATTGGTTTGGGTATCGAGCCAGTAGCGATCGCCAAATTTCTTTCACAACAGGAACAAAAACATAGTATCCCAGAATGTCTCTGGCTCTATGGCGTGGGCGATCGCGGCGGCGGCCCTACAGCGGATATGCTGGATCTAGGGCGCGAATGGAGTAAATCCGATTTGTTCTTTACTCTAGAGTCATCGACAGCGGAGGATTTCATTCTAAAGCTCAAACAGGAAATGGATGAGAGCAGTATTCCCTGCTGGCAAGACGAACTGTATTTGGAATTCCATCGCGGCACCTACACGACTAAAGCCGATCAGAAGCGCAAGCACCGCAGAGCAGAAATTCTGATTGCTAATACTGAGAAGATACGTGCGATCGCCGCGATCGCGCAACAAGCAGCGTACCCACAACCAGCACTAAACAAAGCTTGGCAGGGTCTAATGTTAAATCAGTTTCACGATATTCTCCCCGGCACATCCATCCCTGAGGTATTTCACGACGCAGATTTGGTATGGGATGAGGTCGCTCGTCTTTGTCAATCGATAATCGCGCAAGTCTTAGGCGATCCCCATGAAAAAATGTACCCAAATATCTGTAGGGGCAGTGCCCCTGTGCCTGCTCCAAACCTCGGGATAAACACAGAGGATTTGCCCCTACAAGATTCATCATTGCCATTGTCAATAGCAATTTGGAATTTCCTGAATTGGTCGCGAACGGAGGTTATAGAAATTGCAGCCCTCTCCCCTAGTCCCTCTCCTTTGGGGAAGGGGGGACAAAACCCTAGCGATCCTGCGACTCTTAATTATGAGGATGACGACAGAGCCAAAAACTTACAGTTCGGTCTCGCATCAGTCGCTAATCTAGCTAACCCGTCGCCAGAGCTTTTACCAATCCAAAAAACTGAGAAAGGTATACTCATCATCGCTAAGGACATTCCCAGCTTTGGCTTCGCCAATTACCAAATTCTCCCAGCAGAAAGCGATCGCTTTGTAGCGCCAATCCCCCCTGTAAGCATCACAAGCTCAGAACTAAACCCTGAAATTTATCTTGAGAATCAATATCTCAAAGTTACAATTAATTCCCAAACAGGTGATATAGACCAAATTTTCGATAAGCGCTATAACAATTCATTGCTTGGCAAGTCATGCGAATTACAATTCTTCAGCGATCGCGGTCAATACTGGGATGCCTGGAATATCGATCCAGCCTATGAGAGCAAGCAACTACCAAACGCTCAACTGGAATCGCTCATAATCCAAGAACAAGGTCCCATTCGAGTATCGCTCAGCATTGTCAAAAGGTTTGGTCGATCTCGCTTCCAACAGGATATTTACCTGGATGCCTATAGTGCCTACGTAACTGTCAAAAATATAGTGGATTGGCAAGAAGATCGCGTACTGGTCAAAATGGCATTCCCCCTATCATTTTCCGCTCCCTTTGCCACCTATGAAATTCCTATGGGAGCGATCGCCCGTAGCACGATGGCAGAGACACCGGAGGCCAGAGCTAAATTTGAGGTTCCCGCTCAGTTTTGGGCTGACCTCAGCAGTGACGGCATAGGGTTGAGCGTTCTGAATGATTGCAAATATGGCTATGATGCCAAACCAGATCGGCTTCGCCTGACTTTACTGCGCAGCCCTAACTGGCCAGCCCTCCATGCCGATCGCGGCGTTAGCGAATTTACCTACAGGCTATTGCCACATCAAGGTAGCTGGCAACATGCCCAAATCGTTCGCGAGGGCTACAATCTCAACAATCCGTTGGAGATTTTCCCCAGTAGACCCACAGGGCAAGATGACGATCGCGATTGTTGGAGCTTCCTCTCCATATCTTCAAAAGCGATCGTGCTCTCTGCGTTCAAATTGGCTGAAGATACCTCCGGCTGGATTGTGCGACTGTATGAAGCGCATGGAGAAAGAGTAACAACTGAGGTTGCTTTTAGTTCGGAGATAAAAACAGTGGTAGAGTGCGATTTGATGGAGAGGGATTTTGGCGAGACAATTGCACGCTCGCTTCACCAGTTCTCCTGTGAATTTCAGCCCTACGAAATCAAAACTTTTCGAGTCCAGTTCGGCAGTAAGTCAGCTCTGGGGGATTAG
- a CDS encoding SLC13 family permease, producing MENWQAVLSIAVFGGLIFLLITEWIHFTVAAFLGALILVAANVMTLQQAIGYIGQSHGTLGLFFGVMVMVRAFEPTKIFDYLATQIVILAKGRGDRLLLGIVAITTPICAFLPNATTVMLLAPLVPPMAQEVGVDFVPLLILMVFVANSSGLLTIVGDPATYIVGDAVNLSFTDYLIRLSLGGAIAVGVVVAVLPFLFRKIWNKKLDSLEELPRPKINHPRTLIVGALIAAFVLVFFVVGESLPVPVSPATVALLGAALAMMLAHHSKIDTVSHILRDVDWSTLIFFMCIFVVIGGLEKTGVITSLSGVLTVLLGKNIFLGSIVILFFVGLISSVVPNIPLVVAMVPLLKQYVVNVGFAGAEVLSPDFKGQFPAIVLPLFYAMMYGATLGGNGTVVGASSNIVAAGIAEQHGKRITFKKFLRYGIPVMFLQLVAAAIYMILRFLIWT from the coding sequence ATGGAAAATTGGCAAGCTGTTTTATCAATAGCCGTCTTTGGCGGTTTAATTTTCCTGTTAATTACAGAATGGATTCACTTCACTGTTGCTGCATTTCTAGGTGCATTAATCCTGGTGGCGGCGAATGTGATGACCCTGCAACAAGCAATTGGCTACATCGGTCAAAGCCACGGCACGCTCGGTCTGTTTTTTGGCGTGATGGTGATGGTGCGGGCGTTTGAACCCACTAAGATATTTGACTACCTGGCAACGCAAATTGTGATTTTGGCGAAAGGAAGGGGCGATCGCCTATTGCTGGGCATTGTGGCGATTACCACGCCCATCTGTGCTTTCTTACCAAATGCAACAACCGTGATGCTGCTGGCACCGCTGGTGCCGCCGATGGCACAGGAAGTGGGCGTAGATTTTGTGCCGCTCTTAATTTTGATGGTGTTCGTTGCCAATAGTTCGGGGCTGTTGACCATCGTTGGAGATCCCGCCACCTATATTGTGGGCGATGCGGTTAATCTCAGCTTTACCGACTATCTAATACGGCTTAGTCTGGGTGGCGCGATCGCTGTTGGTGTAGTTGTTGCCGTTCTCCCATTTTTGTTTCGCAAAATCTGGAATAAAAAGCTCGATAGTTTAGAAGAACTGCCGCGCCCTAAAATCAATCATCCCCGTACTTTAATTGTGGGAGCACTAATCGCAGCCTTTGTACTTGTATTTTTCGTAGTCGGAGAATCGCTACCGGTTCCAGTCTCGCCAGCTACAGTTGCACTCCTGGGTGCAGCCCTAGCTATGATGCTCGCCCACCACAGCAAAATCGATACCGTCAGCCACATTTTGCGAGATGTTGATTGGAGTACGCTGATTTTCTTTATGTGTATCTTTGTTGTAATTGGAGGATTGGAGAAGACAGGGGTTATCACTTCTTTATCAGGGGTTTTAACAGTACTTTTGGGAAAAAATATTTTCCTTGGTTCGATTGTCATCCTCTTTTTTGTGGGATTGATATCCAGTGTAGTACCCAATATCCCGCTGGTGGTGGCAATGGTACCCTTGCTAAAACAATATGTCGTAAACGTGGGGTTTGCAGGTGCAGAGGTTCTATCACCGGACTTCAAGGGACAATTTCCCGCGATCGTTCTGCCCCTGTTTTATGCCATGATGTATGGTGCCACGCTCGGTGGAAATGGAACTGTAGTGGGAGCTTCGTCGAATATTGTGGCGGCTGGGATTGCCGAGCAGCACGGCAAGCGTATCACGTTCAAAAAATTCCTGCGCTATGGCATTCCAGTGATGTTTCTACAGCTTGTCGCCGCCGCCATTTACATGATTCTACGCTTTTTGATCTGGACGTAA
- a CDS encoding NnrU family protein, with translation MVGLILVFAIAHSGLASLRMRGEEYIGARAYRVIFALVSLSLAVPLFIYYFNHRYDGVQLWQVQGVPGVHEFVLGLSAIAFLFLYPATFNLGEVAAIQKPQVHLFETGITRVARHPQLIGMTLWCIAHTVWLGTSFALVTAISLVGYHLFGVWHGDRRLYQRYGEAFLELKQRTSVIPFLAIAQGRQEFRWQEFIRPAYIGVAITIVLFRWLHPIAIDSSARVFW, from the coding sequence ATGGTGGGTTTGATTTTAGTATTTGCGATCGCCCATAGCGGTTTGGCAAGTTTGCGGATGCGCGGTGAGGAATATATCGGAGCCAGGGCTTATCGAGTCATTTTTGCGCTGGTGAGTTTATCTTTAGCCGTTCCGCTGTTTATCTACTATTTCAATCATCGCTACGATGGCGTGCAACTGTGGCAGGTGCAGGGCGTACCCGGCGTACATGAGTTTGTCTTAGGGCTGTCAGCAATCGCATTCCTATTCCTATATCCCGCCACGTTCAATCTAGGCGAGGTGGCGGCAATCCAGAAACCGCAGGTGCATCTGTTCGAGACGGGAATTACGCGCGTGGCGCGTCACCCCCAACTCATTGGCATGACTCTATGGTGTATTGCTCATACTGTGTGGTTGGGAACTTCCTTTGCACTGGTCACCGCGATCTCGCTGGTAGGCTATCACCTGTTTGGCGTGTGGCACGGCGATCGCCGCTTATATCAGCGTTATGGCGAAGCCTTCCTAGAATTAAAGCAGCGCACGTCGGTTATTCCTTTTCTAGCGATCGCGCAAGGTAGGCAAGAATTTAGGTGGCAGGAATTTATCCGCCCTGCTTATATTGGCGTTGCCATTACGATCGTGCTTTTTCGCTGGCTCCATCCCATTGCGATCGATTCCTCAGCGCGGGTCTTTTGGTAG
- a CDS encoding DciA family protein — MSLSDVRQIVERIQAEETWKHRRQFLQVIKHWEAVVGNNVAVQTRPSGIYRQVLQVAVSSSVWSQALVFQRRSILAKLNPLLIGSAPPLADIHFSTAKWASLPPKVTKTEVVDSAKAAEPTELMQKHPSFVRSPQPVIKTPASPPETAIEAFLRWSNAVKQSTAHLPRCPCCSCATPIGELQRWQMCRTCARQRFFYFNTTPEEESPAPSNRLPKDPR, encoded by the coding sequence ATGTCACTAAGCGACGTAAGGCAAATCGTAGAGCGCATTCAGGCAGAGGAAACCTGGAAGCATAGGCGACAGTTTTTGCAGGTAATTAAGCATTGGGAAGCCGTGGTCGGTAATAACGTTGCGGTGCAAACTCGCCCCAGTGGAATTTATCGACAGGTTTTGCAAGTAGCCGTTTCCAGTTCGGTCTGGTCGCAGGCATTGGTATTTCAGCGGCGGAGCATTCTTGCCAAGCTCAACCCCCTGCTAATAGGCTCGGCACCGCCTTTAGCAGACATTCATTTTTCCACCGCTAAGTGGGCTTCTTTACCCCCAAAAGTTACCAAAACTGAAGTAGTAGACTCCGCAAAAGCTGCCGAACCGACCGAACTCATGCAAAAGCATCCCAGTTTTGTGCGATCGCCACAGCCAGTTATCAAAACTCCTGCTAGCCCACCTGAAACAGCGATCGAAGCCTTCCTGCGATGGTCAAATGCAGTAAAACAGAGTACCGCCCATCTACCTCGATGCCCTTGTTGCAGTTGCGCCACTCCCATCGGAGAGCTCCAACGATGGCAAATGTGCCGTACCTGCGCTCGACAAAGATTTTTTTATTTCAATACAACACCAGAAGAAGAATCCCCAGCACCATCCAATCGCCTACCAAAAGACCCGCGCTGA
- a CDS encoding XisI protein has translation MDEIEQYRQFVQALLTEYAATPISNGEIESQTIFDTQQDRYQVVDVGWDGHRRVHGCVLHLDIKDGKIWVQQNTTELRVAHELVAMGVPKEDIVLGFQAPYVRKYTEFGVA, from the coding sequence ATGGATGAGATAGAGCAGTATCGTCAGTTCGTGCAAGCGCTGTTGACAGAATATGCGGCGACTCCTATTTCTAATGGTGAGATTGAATCGCAAACGATTTTCGATACGCAACAGGATCGTTATCAGGTGGTCGATGTCGGTTGGGATGGACATCGGCGGGTGCATGGCTGCGTGCTACATCTGGATATTAAGGATGGCAAGATTTGGGTGCAGCAAAATACAACAGAACTGCGGGTGGCACATGAATTGGTAGCAATGGGAGTACCTAAGGAGGATATTGTATTAGGTTTTCAAGCACCCTATGTGCGGAAGTATACTGAGTTTGGGGTGGCCTAA
- a CDS encoding element excision factor XisH family protein, with the protein MADRDLFHEAVKVALQKENWVITDDPLKMEAGGAKFEIDLGAERLLAAERAGMKLFFKGSFCKSR; encoded by the coding sequence ATGGCTGATCGGGATCTATTTCATGAAGCTGTCAAAGTGGCGCTTCAGAAGGAGAATTGGGTAATTACTGACGATCCACTGAAGATGGAAGCTGGTGGGGCAAAGTTTGAAATTGACTTGGGTGCAGAGCGTTTACTAGCAGCAGAAAGGGCAGGCATGAAGCTTTTTTTCAAAGGGAGTTTTTGCAAATCTCGGTAG